One genomic window of Paramormyrops kingsleyae isolate MSU_618 chromosome 20, PKINGS_0.4, whole genome shotgun sequence includes the following:
- the LOC140581305 gene encoding speedy protein A-like isoform X2 has translation MARCAHFRRQHLIQQEAQDPSRQDCSGPEQQEESLTCWGPSIIVEQQEMAAFFTLLDDDLIQDFLCMDSCYKMTDKYLLAMTFVYFRRAHFTPSEQTRMNFFIALYLANMMEEEEMGTRFEIFPWALGETWRSQFPTFLKKKDQLWARMEYRTAVSPRCCEEVMAIVPSHSLWKRERPEHHSGAQRHYGREGLQRPRGPSAAPIACTLCDRRTTQEPCASEHAGSPESSAQGGEAEEDGALVRINEERGSKRTWDGQLKDHSCCPDPLEGPSHPDPRGRPQDLGFPSGAHVGALVPGWIVVQPGFYMIQPHFWIPASWPGLPAPQP, from the exons ATGGCGAGGTGCGCGCACTTCAGGCGCCAGCACCTCATTCAGCAGGAGGCACAAGATCCGTCCAGGCAAGACTGCAGCGGCCCAGAGCAGCAGGAGGAATCCCTGACATGCTGGGGTCCCTCCATCATCGTGGAGCAGCAGGAAATGGCTGCTTTCTTCACACTGCTAG ATGATGATCTGATCCAGGATTTCCTCTGCATGGACTCCTGCTATAAGATGACTGACAAG TACCTTCTGGCGATGACCTTCGTTTACTTCAGGAGAGCTCACTTCACTCCTAGTGAGCAGACGAGGATGAACTTCTTCATCGCCCT CTATCTTGCTAACAtgatggaggaggaagagatgggAACCAGGTTCGAGATCTTCCCCTGGGCCTTGGGTGAAACCTGGAGAAGTCAGTTTCCCACCTTCCTCAAGAAGAAGGACCAGCTCTGGGCACGGATGGAGTACAGGACTGCTGTCAGCCCCCGCTGCTGTGAGGAG GTGATGGCCATCGTACCCTCCCACTCTCTGTGGAAGCGGGAGCGCCCCGAACATCACAGCGGGGCTCAGCGGCACTACGGCAGGGAGGGCCTTCAGCGGCCCCGGGGCCCATCTGCTGCACCCATCGCCTGCACGCTCTGCGACAGGAGGACCACCCAGGAACCTTGTGCTTCTGAGCACGCAGGGAGCCCAGAGT CCAGCGCACAAGGCGGAGAAGCAGAAGAGGATGGAGCCCTGGTCCGGATCAATGAAGA AAGAGGCTCAAAAAGAACATGGGATGGACAGCTGAAGGACCACAGTTGCTGCCCAGATCCACTGGAAGGTCCAAGTCATCCTGACCCTAGAGGAAGGCCTCAGGACCTTGGATTTCCCTCTGGGG CACACGTTGGAGCCCTCGTTCCAGGCTGGATCGTCGTGCAGCCGGGATTTTATATGATACAG CCCCATTTCTGGATCCCTGCTTCCTGGCCTGGGCTTCCAGCTCCTCAACCGTGA
- the LOC140581305 gene encoding speedy protein A-like isoform X1, with protein MARCAHFRRQHLIQQEAQDPSRQDCSGPEQQEESLTCWGPSIIVEQQEMAAFFTLLDDDLIQDFLCMDSCYKMTDKYLLAMTFVYFRRAHFTPSEQTRMNFFIALYLANMMEEEEMGTRFEIFPWALGETWRSQFPTFLKKKDQLWARMEYRTAVSPRCCEEVMAIVPSHSLWKRERPEHHSGAQRHYGREGLQRPRGPSAAPIACTLCDRRTTQEPCASEHAGSPESSAQGGEAEEDGALVRINEERRGSKRTWDGQLKDHSCCPDPLEGPSHPDPRGRPQDLGFPSGAHVGALVPGWIVVQPGFYMIQPHFWIPASWPGLPAPQP; from the exons ATGGCGAGGTGCGCGCACTTCAGGCGCCAGCACCTCATTCAGCAGGAGGCACAAGATCCGTCCAGGCAAGACTGCAGCGGCCCAGAGCAGCAGGAGGAATCCCTGACATGCTGGGGTCCCTCCATCATCGTGGAGCAGCAGGAAATGGCTGCTTTCTTCACACTGCTAG ATGATGATCTGATCCAGGATTTCCTCTGCATGGACTCCTGCTATAAGATGACTGACAAG TACCTTCTGGCGATGACCTTCGTTTACTTCAGGAGAGCTCACTTCACTCCTAGTGAGCAGACGAGGATGAACTTCTTCATCGCCCT CTATCTTGCTAACAtgatggaggaggaagagatgggAACCAGGTTCGAGATCTTCCCCTGGGCCTTGGGTGAAACCTGGAGAAGTCAGTTTCCCACCTTCCTCAAGAAGAAGGACCAGCTCTGGGCACGGATGGAGTACAGGACTGCTGTCAGCCCCCGCTGCTGTGAGGAG GTGATGGCCATCGTACCCTCCCACTCTCTGTGGAAGCGGGAGCGCCCCGAACATCACAGCGGGGCTCAGCGGCACTACGGCAGGGAGGGCCTTCAGCGGCCCCGGGGCCCATCTGCTGCACCCATCGCCTGCACGCTCTGCGACAGGAGGACCACCCAGGAACCTTGTGCTTCTGAGCACGCAGGGAGCCCAGAGT CCAGCGCACAAGGCGGAGAAGCAGAAGAGGATGGAGCCCTGGTCCGGATCAATGAAGA AAGAAGAGGCTCAAAAAGAACATGGGATGGACAGCTGAAGGACCACAGTTGCTGCCCAGATCCACTGGAAGGTCCAAGTCATCCTGACCCTAGAGGAAGGCCTCAGGACCTTGGATTTCCCTCTGGGG CACACGTTGGAGCCCTCGTTCCAGGCTGGATCGTCGTGCAGCCGGGATTTTATATGATACAG CCCCATTTCTGGATCCCTGCTTCCTGGCCTGGGCTTCCAGCTCCTCAACCGTGA